In Acanthochromis polyacanthus isolate Apoly-LR-REF ecotype Palm Island chromosome 18, KAUST_Apoly_ChrSc, whole genome shotgun sequence, the following proteins share a genomic window:
- the LOC110957160 gene encoding tripartite motif-containing protein 16-like gives MSQQQNTMDQKKLSCSICLDLLEDPVTIPCGHSYCMDCIRSHWDGEDGKEIYSCPQCRQTFRPRPDLKKNTMLADLVEELEKTRLQAAPVDLCYAGPGDVSCDFCTGKKLKAVKSCLQCLVSYCEQHLQPHYQSPAFEKHKLIKPSVKLQENICSRHGTEMRIFCHTDQTCICIYCALDEHEGHDTVPASAERSKKQGELLSSRQKIQQRIQEREEDVKVLQQEVEAINQSADKAVKKSDKIFTQLLRLIKNAGSDVKQQIRSQQKNEVSRAKDLEEKLQQEINELKRRNVELEKLSNTENHTEFLMNYSSLSCLREPTASPRVHIHTLLYFEDVTEVVNKARDKLQDVITDFQTSISLAETKLSVLLPQGEPESRAEFLQLNQQLTLDPNTVNPHLSLSEGGRKATVTTEKQLYSNHGDRFTDMFQVLSRENLSGRHYWEVDTSRSEVSIAVAYKDTSRTGYESGFGNDDRSWALEVFDNRYEFRHNGSNTCISATRCSRIGVYLDHRAGVLCFYGVSEAMTLIHKVQTTFSQPLHAGLGVFASYGPGSAAEVCKVE, from the coding sequence ATGTCGCAGCAACAAAACACGATGGACCAGAAGAAACTCAGCTGTTCGATCTGTTTGGATCTACTGGAGGATCCGGTGACTATTCCCTGTGGACACAGCTACTGTATGGACTGTATTAGAAGTCACTGGGATGGAGAGGATGGGAAGGAAATCTACAGCTGTCCTCAGTGCAGACAGACGTTCAGACCGAGGCCTGACCTGAAGAAGAACACCATGTTGGCAGATTTAGTGGAGGAACTTGAGAAGACCAGACTTCAGGCTGCTCCGGTGGATCTATGTTATGCCGGACCTGGAGATGTGTCCTGTGATTTCTGCACTGGTAAGAAACTGAAAGCTGTCAAGTCCTGTCTGCAGTGTCTGGTCTCTTACTGTGAGCAACACCTCCAGCCTCACTATCAATCTCCTGCCTTTGAGAAACACAAGCTGATCAAACCGTCTGTGAAGCTCCAGGAGAACATTTGCTCTCGTCACGGTACAGAAATGAGGATTTTCTGCCACACTGATCAGACGTGCATCTGCATTTACTGTGCCCTGGATGAACATGAAGGCCACGACACGGTCCCAGCTTCGGCAGAACGCAGCAAAAAGCAGGGAGAGCTCCTCAGCAGCCGGCAGAAGATCCAGCAGAGGATCCAGGAGCGAGAGGAAGACGTGAAGGTGCTTCAGCAGGAGGTGGAGGCCATCAATCAGTCGGCGGAcaaagcagtgaagaagagcgACAAGATCTTCACTCAGCTGCTCCGTCTCATCAAGAACGCCGGCTCCGACGTgaagcagcagatcagatcGCAGCAGAAAAACGAAGTGAGCAGAGCCAAAGatctggaggagaagctgcagcaggaaatcAACGAGCTGAAGAGGAGGAACGTTGAGCTGGAGAAGCTTTCAAACACAGAGAACCACACTGAGTTTCTGATGAATTACTCCTCGTTGTCATGTCTGAGGGAACCTACAGCCTCACCCCGTGTCCACATCCACACCCTGCTGTACTTTGAGGACGTCACCGAGGTTGTAAACAAAGCCAGAGATAAACTACAGGACGTAATCACTGATTTCCAAACCAGTATCTCACTGGCTGAGACCAAACTGAGTGTTCTTCTGCCACAAGGAGAACCCGAATCCAGAGCCGAGTTTCTACAACTCAACCAACAACTCACGCTGGATCCGAACACAGTGAACCCACATCTGTCTTTAAGCGAAGGGGGCAGGAAGGCAACGGTGACGACTGAGAAGCAGCTTTATTCCAACCACGGGGACAGATTCACCGACATGTTTCAGGTCCTGAGCAGGGAGAACCTGAGCGGACGTCACTACTGGGAGGTGGACACCAGCAGAAGTGAAGTTTCGATCGCGGTCGCCTACAAAGACACGAGCAGAACGGGATACGAAAGCGGGTTCGGGAACGACGACCGGTCCTGGGCTCTGGAGGTGTTCGACAACCGCTATGAGTTCAGACACAACGGAAGCAACACCTGCATCTCAGCTACTCGGTGCTCCAGGATCGGAGTCTATCtggatcacagagcaggtgttCTGTGTTTCTACGGAGTTTCTGAAGCAATGACTTTGATCCACAAAGTTCAGACCACATTCAGTCAGCCACTACACGCTGGACttggtgtttttgcttcttATGGGCCTGGATCTGCTGCTGAGGTCTGTAAGGTCGAGTAG
- the brcc3 gene encoding lys-63-specific deubiquitinase BRCC36 has translation MAVSAVHLESDAFLVCMNHALSTEKEEVMGLCIGEVEASRIVHIHSVIILRRSDKRKDRVEISPEQLSAASTEAERLADMTGRPMRVVGWYHSHPHITVWPSHVDVRTQAMYQMLDQCFVGLIFSCFIEDKNTKTGRVLYTCFQSVQAQKGSEYERVEIPVHVVPREAIGKVCLESAVELPRILCQEEQDTYRKIHSLAHLDPVTKIHNGSVFTKNLCSQMSAVSGPLLQWLEDRLEQNKQSIVELQQEKEKLLLELAAL, from the coding sequence ATGGCGGTGAGCGCGGTTCACCTGGAGTCGGACGCCTTCCTGGTGTGTATGAACCACGCGTTGAGCACCGagaaggaggaggtgatggGGCTGTGCATCGGGGAGGTGGAGGCGTCCCGCATCGTCCACATCCACTCTGTCATCATCCTCCGCCGCTCCGACAAGAGGAAGGACCGGGTGGAGATCTCCCCGGAGCAGCTGTCGGCGGCGTCCACGGAGGCGGAGCGGCTGGCGGACATGACCGGGAGGCCGATGCGGGTGGTGGGCTGGTACCACTCCCACCCGCACATCACCGTGTGGCCGTCCCACGTCGACGTGCGGACCCAGGCCATGTACCAGATGCTGGACCAGTGCTTTGTGGGCCTTATCTTCTCCTGTTTCATCGAGGACAAGAACACGAAGACGGGCCGGGTGCTGTACACCTGCTTCCAGTCCGTGCAGGCGCAGAAAGGCTCCGAGTACGAGCGGGTGGAGATCCCCGTCCACGTCGTGCCCCGGGAGGCCATCGGGAAGGTGTGCCTGGAGTCGGCCGTGGAGCTGCCGCGGATCCTGTGCCAGGAGGAGCAGGACACGTACCGGAAGATCCACAGCCTGGCGCACCTGGACCCGGTCACCAAGATCCACAACGGCTCGGTGTTCACCAAGAACCTGTGCAGCCAGATGTCTGCGGTGAGCGGGCCGCTGCTGCAGTGGCTGGAGGACCGACTGGAGCAGAACAAGCAGAGCAtcgtggagctgcagcaggagaaggagaagctgctgctggagctggcGGCTCTGTGA